The following coding sequences lie in one Treponema sp. OMZ 790 genomic window:
- a CDS encoding ABC-2 family transporter protein has protein sequence MNIYYKIFKTSLANQLEYRVNFISGFLFSLFPFTVNVLLWLAVSYQSTDMPLEAGGIVSYYFLTLITYNITSTVSIFKVSDDIRLGTLNTYLIKPYNYAIYQLASDLPHRFVFITMNALPILILYFLLSPYFVFNFFTWKIVFFTLFLFAGYLINFLIDFLIALYSFYFSRVSSLYTSIRVLKNISAGIIFPLVFLPESVFKVLKNLPFAFISHIPVSFLLDNESLYGAFLHLLKAVSWIAVLSVFCAIVWKKGLKKYSAYGG, from the coding sequence ATGAATATCTATTATAAAATTTTTAAGACAAGTTTAGCTAATCAATTGGAGTACAGGGTTAATTTTATTTCGGGATTTTTATTTTCGCTTTTTCCTTTTACCGTTAATGTGCTTTTATGGCTTGCCGTCAGTTATCAAAGTACGGATATGCCTCTTGAAGCAGGCGGAATTGTTTCTTATTATTTTTTAACCTTAATAACATACAATATCACCTCAACCGTTTCTATATTTAAAGTTTCGGATGACATAAGGCTCGGTACCTTAAATACCTATCTTATAAAACCATACAATTATGCAATTTACCAACTTGCTTCCGATTTACCGCATCGTTTTGTTTTTATTACGATGAATGCTCTTCCTATTTTGATTTTATATTTTTTACTGTCGCCTTATTTTGTGTTTAATTTTTTTACATGGAAGATTGTGTTTTTTACGCTCTTTTTATTTGCAGGTTATCTTATCAATTTTTTAATCGATTTTTTGATAGCTCTATACAGCTTTTACTTTTCGCGTGTTTCTTCACTTTACACTTCGATAAGGGTACTTAAAAATATTTCTGCCGGTATTATTTTTCCTCTTGTCTTTTTGCCCGAATCGGTATTTAAGGTTTTAAAAAACTTACCCTTTGCCTTTATTTCCCATATCCCCGTAAGTTTTTTGCTTGACAACGAATCGCTTTATGGAGCTTTCCTTCATTTACTTAAAGCCGTTTCTTGGATAGCGGTATTAAGTGTTTTTTGTGCAATAGTATGGAAAAAAGGCTTAAAAAAATATTCCGCTTATGGGGGCTAA